A genomic region of Bosea sp. 124 contains the following coding sequences:
- a CDS encoding prolyl oligopeptidase family serine peptidase, which translates to MLLLRLIGFLASFLGLLSVSIAQPSGPVPVASGVTYELIARWDADKLNRILSTDTPAFFGIPVSYTPARNAVKLYRVTYSSVVPERGNRPIATSGLVAVPDTAETDFPLVSYQHGTVYGKEQVPSFPDQSAETQLMVAQFAGQGYVLIGADYFGMGASKEPEGYLVKASHQQATADMVVAGRAVLADLKLKDTKLFLAGWSQGGYVTMAMLEKLEADGVPVKAAVTASAPSDAFAAFYGFLGFPRKIDAAWIPTIFILAAFSYENYYGVPGLAKALLTEDTYENARKAYLREQFDAAAIPTDLRKLIKPDYFDARFFTESAFGKLFAKNHAYRWVVTTPVRNYYGLTDEAIRIEIGRLPMTWQQALGNVGKVEAVPTGDTSHRGTFAAAVPQWKSWFDAQ; encoded by the coding sequence ATGCTTTTGCTCCGTCTCATCGGCTTCCTCGCGAGCTTTCTCGGCCTCTTATCGGTCTCGATCGCCCAGCCCAGCGGCCCTGTCCCGGTCGCGTCCGGCGTAACTTACGAATTGATTGCGCGCTGGGATGCCGACAAGCTCAACCGCATTCTATCGACGGACACGCCGGCATTCTTCGGCATTCCCGTCAGCTACACCCCCGCGCGCAATGCGGTGAAGCTCTATCGTGTGACCTATTCCTCGGTCGTTCCTGAACGCGGCAACCGGCCGATCGCGACAAGTGGGCTGGTCGCCGTGCCCGACACGGCCGAGACCGACTTCCCGCTGGTCTCCTACCAGCACGGCACAGTTTACGGGAAGGAGCAGGTGCCTTCCTTCCCCGACCAGTCGGCCGAGACGCAGCTGATGGTCGCCCAGTTCGCAGGCCAGGGCTATGTGCTGATCGGGGCTGATTATTTCGGCATGGGCGCCTCAAAGGAGCCCGAAGGCTATCTCGTCAAGGCCAGCCACCAGCAGGCCACGGCCGACATGGTCGTCGCTGGCCGCGCCGTGCTCGCCGACCTGAAGCTCAAGGACACCAAACTCTTCCTCGCCGGTTGGTCACAGGGCGGCTACGTCACCATGGCAATGCTGGAAAAGCTTGAGGCCGACGGTGTTCCAGTCAAAGCGGCGGTGACCGCCAGTGCGCCGAGCGACGCCTTCGCCGCCTTCTATGGCTTCCTCGGGTTTCCGCGGAAAATCGACGCTGCCTGGATACCGACGATCTTCATCCTCGCCGCATTCTCCTATGAGAACTATTACGGCGTGCCCGGGCTGGCCAAGGCGCTCCTGACCGAGGACACCTACGAGAATGCGCGCAAGGCCTATCTGCGCGAACAATTCGACGCTGCTGCGATTCCCACCGATCTGCGAAAGCTGATCAAGCCGGATTATTTCGACGCGCGCTTCTTCACCGAATCCGCTTTCGGCAAGCTGTTCGCCAAGAACCACGCCTATCGCTGGGTCGTAACGACGCCCGTCCGCAACTATTACGGCCTCACAGACGAAGCTATCCGCATCGAGATCGGCCGCCTGCCGATGACCTGGCAGCAGGCCCTCGGCAATGTAGGTAAGGTTGAGGCCGTGCCGACGGGCGACACCAGCCATCGCGGCACCTTTGCGGCTGCCGTGCCGCAATGGAAGAGCTGGTTTGACGCGCAGTGA
- a CDS encoding DUF982 domain-containing protein: protein MALAYSSDQYERPVVILNRFGVPTAVSSAMEAYMFLTDWPISRRDAAHAIVMKGCLAALRDEVEIDTARGLFASWAELHDILAPDVAAFVTSQRGSSHGAR from the coding sequence ATGGCTTTGGCATACTCATCCGATCAATACGAACGTCCCGTTGTCATCCTGAATCGCTTCGGCGTCCCAACCGCGGTCTCGTCGGCGATGGAAGCTTATATGTTCCTCACCGACTGGCCGATCTCGCGTCGTGATGCGGCGCATGCGATTGTTATGAAAGGCTGCCTGGCAGCGCTACGGGACGAGGTCGAGATTGATACCGCTCGTGGGCTCTTTGCCTCATGGGCAGAGCTGCACGATATCCTCGCGCCGGATGTCGCGGCGTTCGTGACGAGCCAGCGCGGCTCATCGCACGGCGCTCGGTAA
- a CDS encoding transcriptional regulator produces MPKTVKTIKPIETVEEYEDARQRIVVLDTAMPGSPGEEELKALIVAVEKWKRDHGSMPKAIRPIGN; encoded by the coding sequence ATGCCCAAGACCGTCAAAACCATCAAGCCGATCGAGACAGTCGAAGAATACGAAGACGCCAGGCAGCGCATCGTGGTGCTCGACACAGCTATGCCCGGCTCGCCCGGCGAGGAAGAGTTGAAGGCGCTTATCGTCGCGGTGGAAAAGTGGAAACGCGACCACGGATCGATGCCCAAGGCGATCCGGCCGATCGGCAACTGA
- a CDS encoding caspase family protein — translation MTAMAAAEAACGRVLAGTPSDVDRQKAAFYRSVMRFLQVVTKGAANIQKRDGSVAYAPPTLAQVRDALADIDTALSIEGPLKAEALSFRVAINQVIGRTSEAAADIGQAMQQPKQTASPYVQRALQHERDGDLNAALADLDRALQIDPKTAAALYARGELLRRLGVLDRARSDLAATIALGAPFRGLALTSKSELELRAGDLRAAYDDIIAATREPNDMPKAEAADARATLLIQAGNLALDKLKEPEVAEKLFLDAQKLTPKQWSPALGLARVAESLGDKPKAIAIYKRIIAATKATPHLYERRMAVIFLKVLTEPLLREMRGIFRNAADIGVYGGKGSPDGLRRVAFIVGISDYTELASLPNARRDAAVMANALAELGFDSVEFAENLKRDDLRKIPAIVAEKAAQADVVLMFYAGHGVETGGANYLIPADAVPDSDDNLRNDALALADLSAAAAKARRGALVIIDACRDDPFVEARAVARSRGSGGRSSGAIPDRLHAGLAPTPAAQNGIVLHSTQPGKTALDGDGLDSPFVRAFLETLSTPGRQIDVVVRDTTKRVSERTEGKQVPAAYGTAPAVALLPPAPKR, via the coding sequence ATGACGGCTATGGCCGCTGCCGAGGCCGCTTGCGGGCGAGTGCTGGCGGGGACCCCAAGCGATGTTGACCGTCAGAAGGCCGCCTTCTACCGCAGCGTGATGCGCTTCCTCCAGGTGGTGACCAAGGGCGCCGCAAACATCCAGAAGCGCGACGGCTCGGTCGCTTATGCCCCACCAACCCTTGCACAGGTGCGCGATGCTCTCGCCGACATTGACACCGCGCTCAGCATCGAGGGGCCGCTCAAGGCCGAGGCGCTGTCGTTTCGCGTCGCCATCAACCAAGTGATCGGCCGCACCTCTGAGGCGGCTGCCGACATTGGTCAGGCGATGCAACAGCCAAAGCAGACTGCCTCGCCGTATGTCCAGCGCGCGCTCCAGCATGAGCGGGATGGCGACCTCAACGCGGCGCTCGCCGATCTCGACCGCGCTCTGCAGATCGATCCGAAGACGGCCGCAGCACTTTATGCACGCGGCGAGCTTCTGCGCCGCTTGGGCGTACTCGACCGTGCTCGTAGTGATCTGGCTGCGACTATCGCGCTCGGCGCGCCCTTCCGCGGTCTGGCGCTGACCAGCAAATCGGAGCTGGAGCTGCGCGCTGGCGATCTCAGGGCTGCCTATGACGACATAATCGCGGCGACACGCGAGCCTAACGACATGCCGAAGGCGGAAGCCGCGGATGCCCGCGCGACGCTTCTGATCCAGGCTGGCAATCTCGCTCTCGACAAGCTGAAGGAACCAGAAGTCGCTGAGAAACTTTTCCTCGATGCGCAGAAGCTGACGCCGAAGCAGTGGAGTCCGGCACTCGGGCTTGCACGCGTCGCAGAGAGCCTCGGCGACAAGCCCAAGGCGATCGCGATCTACAAGCGTATCATCGCGGCGACGAAAGCGACGCCTCATCTCTATGAGCGGCGCATGGCCGTCATCTTCCTCAAGGTGCTGACCGAGCCGCTGCTGCGCGAGATGCGGGGGATATTCCGGAACGCTGCCGACATCGGCGTCTATGGCGGCAAGGGCTCGCCGGACGGCCTCCGGCGCGTCGCCTTCATTGTCGGCATCAGTGATTATACCGAGTTGGCAAGCTTGCCCAATGCCCGCCGCGACGCGGCCGTGATGGCCAATGCGCTGGCCGAGCTCGGCTTCGACAGCGTGGAATTCGCGGAGAATCTCAAGAGGGACGATCTGCGCAAGATCCCCGCGATTGTCGCCGAGAAGGCAGCGCAGGCTGATGTTGTGCTGATGTTTTATGCCGGGCATGGTGTTGAGACTGGCGGTGCCAATTATCTCATCCCGGCTGATGCGGTACCCGACAGTGACGACAATCTGCGCAATGACGCGCTGGCGCTCGCCGATCTCTCAGCCGCCGCCGCCAAGGCAAGGCGCGGCGCACTTGTCATCATCGACGCCTGCCGCGACGACCCCTTCGTCGAGGCCCGTGCGGTGGCTCGCTCGAGAGGTTCCGGAGGGCGATCGAGCGGTGCCATTCCTGACCGGCTGCACGCGGGCCTTGCGCCCACACCGGCCGCGCAGAACGGGATCGTCCTTCACTCGACACAGCCGGGCAAAACTGCACTTGACGGCGACGGGCTCGACAGCCCCTTCGTTCGCGCGTTTTTGGAAACCCTGTCGACGCCCGGCCGGCAAATCGACGTGGTCGTCAGGGATACTACGAAGCGCGTATCCGAACGGACAGAGGGTAAGCAGGTTCCGGCCGCTTACGGAACCGCCCCGGCGGTGGCTCTACTACCTCCCGCGCCAAAGCGATGA
- a CDS encoding oxidoreductase → MSFTPKVALVTGASSGIGRITAEALSRAGYRVYGTTRNAAPADRGDVRMLTCDVTDQVSVEACVAQVLKEAGRIDLLVNNAGSGLFGAAEEASMAQAQQLFEANFFGLLRVTNAVLPAMRRQHSGRIVNVSSILGLIPAPFTALYAASKHAVEGYSESLDHEVRSLGIRVVLVEPAYTRTSFNASSAQASGMISSYDDMRARVGAAVRKANEAGDDASVVADSIVKAAEAERPRRRYTVGSLAGRVALLRRYVPAEAFDKSLRKQSGL, encoded by the coding sequence ATGAGCTTCACCCCGAAGGTCGCCCTCGTCACCGGCGCATCCTCTGGCATTGGTCGCATCACGGCCGAAGCGCTCTCGCGCGCCGGCTATCGTGTCTACGGCACGACCCGCAATGCCGCTCCTGCCGACAGGGGCGACGTCAGGATGCTGACCTGCGATGTGACCGATCAGGTGTCCGTCGAGGCTTGTGTCGCTCAGGTTCTGAAGGAGGCCGGGAGGATCGACCTTCTCGTCAACAATGCCGGCAGCGGGCTGTTCGGGGCGGCGGAGGAGGCGTCGATGGCGCAGGCGCAGCAGCTGTTCGAGGCGAATTTCTTCGGTCTGCTCCGCGTCACAAATGCAGTCCTGCCCGCCATGCGGCGACAGCACTCGGGTAGGATCGTCAACGTCAGCTCGATACTTGGGCTGATACCGGCGCCGTTCACCGCGCTCTACGCCGCGTCGAAACATGCCGTCGAAGGCTATTCTGAGTCGCTCGACCATGAAGTGCGGTCGCTCGGGATTCGCGTCGTACTTGTTGAGCCCGCTTATACGCGGACATCCTTCAACGCCAGCAGCGCGCAAGCGTCCGGCATGATCTCCTCCTATGACGACATGCGCGCCCGGGTCGGAGCCGCAGTGCGCAAGGCGAACGAAGCCGGAGACGACGCATCGGTCGTGGCCGACAGTATCGTCAAGGCGGCCGAGGCGGAACGGCCGCGCCGGCGTTATACCGTGGGGTCCCTGGCGGGACGCGTCGCTCTTCTGCGCCGATACGTTCCGGCGGAGGCTTTCGACAAAAGCCTGCGCAAGCAGAGCGGCCTGTGA
- the fabF gene encoding beta-ketoacyl-ACP synthase II, giving the protein MRRIVVTGMGAVTPLGSGVSRSWERLLAGQSGLRRLPDAIVGDLPAKVAGVVPSLDDDPVGGFDPDRVLTAKDQRKIDRFILFAVAAADEAIAMAGWTPQDEMQKSRTATVIASGIGGFPAITEAVRTVDTRGVRRLSPFTVPSFLVNLAAGQVSIRHGFKGPIGAPVTACAAGIQAIGDAARLIRAGEADVALCGGTEACINLVSLGGFAAARSLSTGFNDRPTEASRPFDAERDGFVMGEGAGLLVLEALDHALRRGATPIAELVGYGTTADAHHITSGPEDGSGALRAMDIAIAQAGVSPAEVDHLNAHATSTPIGDLGEIAAIKTLFGANPRLSVSATKSATGHLLGAAGGLGAIFAALALRDQVAPPTLNQTTPDPASAGIDIVAGRARATPMALAMANGFGFGGVNASVLFRRWRDVH; this is encoded by the coding sequence ATGCGTAGGATCGTCGTTACGGGCATGGGGGCCGTCACCCCGCTCGGCTCCGGGGTGAGCCGCTCCTGGGAACGCCTGCTCGCCGGCCAATCCGGTTTGCGCCGTCTCCCTGATGCGATCGTCGGGGACCTGCCGGCCAAAGTCGCCGGCGTCGTGCCTTCGCTGGACGACGACCCCGTCGGCGGATTCGACCCCGACCGGGTCCTCACCGCCAAGGACCAGCGCAAGATCGACCGCTTCATCCTGTTCGCCGTCGCGGCCGCCGACGAGGCCATCGCCATGGCGGGCTGGACCCCGCAGGACGAGATGCAGAAGTCGCGGACGGCGACGGTGATCGCCTCCGGAATCGGGGGCTTCCCCGCCATCACAGAGGCGGTTCGCACGGTCGATACGCGTGGCGTGCGGCGTCTGTCTCCGTTCACGGTGCCGTCTTTTCTCGTCAACCTCGCCGCTGGGCAGGTCTCGATCCGCCACGGCTTCAAGGGACCCATCGGCGCTCCCGTCACCGCTTGCGCCGCCGGCATCCAGGCGATCGGCGACGCGGCCCGGCTGATCCGTGCGGGGGAGGCGGACGTCGCCCTCTGCGGCGGCACCGAGGCCTGCATCAACCTGGTCAGTCTCGGTGGCTTCGCCGCGGCCCGCTCTCTCTCCACCGGCTTCAACGACAGGCCGACCGAGGCGTCGCGTCCCTTCGACGCGGAGCGAGACGGCTTCGTCATGGGCGAGGGCGCGGGCCTGCTCGTCCTGGAGGCGCTCGACCATGCGCTCCGTCGGGGCGCCACGCCGATCGCGGAATTGGTCGGTTACGGTACGACCGCCGACGCCCATCACATCACTTCGGGCCCGGAGGACGGCAGCGGCGCGCTGCGTGCCATGGACATCGCTATCGCCCAGGCGGGAGTTTCGCCGGCCGAGGTCGACCACCTCAACGCCCATGCGACCTCGACGCCGATCGGAGACCTCGGCGAGATCGCCGCCATCAAGACGCTGTTCGGCGCGAACCCTCGTCTTTCCGTGAGCGCCACAAAATCCGCCACCGGTCACCTTCTGGGTGCCGCTGGAGGGCTGGGCGCGATCTTCGCCGCCCTGGCCCTGAGGGATCAGGTCGCGCCGCCGACCCTGAACCAGACGACGCCGGATCCGGCCAGCGCCGGCATCGACATCGTGGCGGGCAGGGCGCGCGCGACCCCGATGGCACTGGCGATGGCGAACGGCTTCGGCTTTGGCGGGGTCAACGCGAGCGTGCTGTTTCGCCGGTGGCGCGACGTCCACTGA
- a CDS encoding multidrug effflux MFS transporter, giving the protein MSADPADLRTAGPFAVMGEAVAPSVAGEVSGGVVLLLAGLAAVGTLATNIILPAFPRMGAELGLTGAQLGLLLSSFFITFALGQLVVGPLSDRFGRRSLVLGGLATFVAGSLVAALAGSLWVLLLARVIQAMGACAASVLARAIARDLFQGEALGRVLSLTMIASAVAPGFSPLLGSLLVELSGWRMSFLFVGFCAAALAVLYLLRVGETHPVGARSELAMRSVASTYRSLVVDRRFLRPALAVSMVLGGLFSFFAAAPGVLMDQLGLTPFQLGLTFAGTVLIVFAAGLMAPRLAQRHGDREIGLFGLIVFAGGSLTMVAVAWQPSYLTFTAAISIVLFGMGLINPLGTAVALQPFGRRAGSASALLGFLQMSSAAIGSTVASVLPFPAATSLAIVMTVAAVLALLAFAPAFRERPERVRPSPAVTNAEVATDA; this is encoded by the coding sequence ATGAGCGCGGACCCTGCCGATCTTCGGACCGCCGGTCCTTTTGCCGTCATGGGCGAAGCTGTCGCTCCCAGCGTAGCTGGTGAGGTCAGCGGCGGGGTCGTCCTGCTTCTCGCCGGTCTGGCCGCAGTCGGGACGCTCGCCACGAACATCATCCTGCCGGCCTTTCCGCGGATGGGCGCCGAGCTGGGTCTGACCGGCGCTCAGCTCGGCCTGCTGCTGAGCAGCTTTTTCATAACCTTCGCGCTGGGCCAGTTGGTCGTCGGGCCGCTTTCGGATCGTTTTGGCAGGCGCAGCCTCGTTCTCGGGGGGCTGGCCACCTTCGTCGCGGGAAGTCTGGTCGCAGCCCTCGCAGGCAGCCTGTGGGTACTGCTGCTGGCGCGCGTCATCCAGGCCATGGGCGCCTGTGCCGCCTCCGTGCTCGCCCGCGCCATCGCGCGCGACCTCTTCCAGGGTGAAGCGCTGGGCAGGGTGCTGTCGCTCACCATGATCGCTAGTGCCGTCGCACCCGGTTTTTCCCCGCTGCTCGGAAGCCTCCTGGTCGAGCTGTCCGGCTGGCGCATGAGTTTCCTGTTCGTCGGCTTCTGCGCCGCGGCGCTCGCTGTTCTCTATCTGCTGCGGGTCGGCGAGACCCATCCGGTCGGTGCGCGCAGCGAACTTGCGATGCGCAGCGTCGCCTCGACCTATCGTTCGCTCGTCGTCGATCGGCGCTTTCTGCGGCCGGCGCTGGCCGTCAGCATGGTGCTGGGCGGCCTGTTCAGCTTCTTCGCGGCTGCGCCCGGGGTGCTGATGGACCAGCTCGGACTGACCCCGTTCCAGCTGGGTCTGACGTTTGCCGGGACGGTTCTGATCGTCTTTGCTGCAGGCCTGATGGCGCCCCGGCTGGCGCAACGGCATGGCGACCGTGAGATCGGGCTCTTCGGGCTGATCGTCTTCGCCGGCGGCTCGCTGACCATGGTCGCCGTCGCCTGGCAGCCGAGCTACCTCACCTTCACGGCGGCCATCTCGATCGTGCTGTTCGGGATGGGGCTGATCAATCCGCTCGGGACCGCAGTCGCCCTGCAACCCTTCGGCCGCCGGGCTGGATCAGCTTCGGCTCTTCTCGGTTTCCTGCAGATGAGCAGCGCCGCGATCGGCTCGACTGTGGCGAGCGTTCTGCCGTTCCCGGCCGCGACCTCGCTGGCCATCGTGATGACGGTCGCCGCCGTGCTGGCTCTCCTGGCTTTCGCGCCAGCCTTCCGTGAGCGTCCGGAGCGCGTCCGCCCGTCCCCCGCCGTCACCAATGCGGAGGTCGCGACCGATGCGTAG
- a CDS encoding TetR/AcrR family transcriptional regulator has protein sequence MRVSRQQAAENRKRVIETASRLFRENGFDGIGLKDLMAGAGLTQGGFYKQFESKDELVAVATRRALESVAERWSTAATARPDDSLRAVCEFYLSRGHSAERADGCPIVALGSDAARQGPEVKAVFEAGMRGYLDSVTGWLGEGREDDAMVVLSTMVGALLLSRIVNDETLGRRFLETAAASVTGRNVGHQGDETDDRPERVQ, from the coding sequence ATGCGGGTGTCTCGGCAACAGGCGGCGGAGAACAGGAAGCGGGTGATCGAGACGGCCAGCCGGCTGTTTCGCGAGAACGGCTTCGACGGCATCGGCCTGAAGGACCTGATGGCGGGAGCCGGCCTGACCCAGGGCGGCTTCTACAAGCAGTTCGAGTCGAAGGACGAGCTGGTCGCCGTGGCGACGCGTCGGGCGCTGGAGAGCGTCGCCGAGCGCTGGTCGACGGCGGCAACGGCGCGGCCGGACGACAGCCTGCGGGCGGTATGCGAGTTCTATCTGAGCCGGGGCCATTCCGCCGAACGCGCCGATGGCTGCCCGATCGTGGCGCTCGGCTCCGACGCGGCGCGGCAGGGTCCTGAAGTCAAGGCCGTCTTCGAGGCCGGCATGCGCGGCTATCTCGACAGTGTGACCGGGTGGCTCGGCGAGGGGCGTGAAGACGATGCCATGGTCGTGCTGTCGACGATGGTCGGCGCGCTTCTCCTGTCGAGGATCGTGAATGACGAAACCCTGGGACGGCGCTTTCTGGAGACGGCTGCCGCCAGCGTCACCGGCAGGAATGTGGGGCATCAGGGCGACGAGACCGATGACCGGCCGGAGCGGGTGCAATGA
- a CDS encoding efflux RND transporter periplasmic adaptor subunit — translation MSRKTKIALAAAALTLAAAGAGGAIMLSGARSSASVKVDLRQDAPTVLVSLASPVVRAERRFTGVIAARVQSNLGFRVPGKIVERLVNIGQAVKAGQPLLRIDETDLRWALTAKRNAAVAARAVLTQATADEMRYAVLVKNGFAASPQRYEQAKAALDTATAQAAATEAEAKVAENELGYAVLVADADGVVVDTSGEPGQVVAAGQVVTRLAQAGPREAVVALPETIRPAIGSAAQATLYGSSGRSVPARLRQLSDSADPQTRTYEARYVLDGDAAAAPLGGTVTIGIAATGPAADMEVPLGAVLDDGSRTGVWRLDETGSLVTFQPVRLVRVTSETAIVSGLEAGLRIVSLGAHLLREGQPVRPSTTVEAVAR, via the coding sequence ATGTCTCGAAAGACCAAGATCGCTTTGGCCGCAGCCGCCCTGACCCTCGCGGCCGCGGGTGCCGGCGGCGCCATCATGCTGTCCGGGGCGCGATCATCGGCCTCCGTGAAGGTCGATCTGCGCCAGGATGCGCCGACGGTGCTCGTCTCGCTCGCAAGCCCTGTCGTCCGTGCGGAGAGACGCTTCACCGGCGTCATCGCGGCGCGGGTGCAGAGCAATCTCGGATTCCGCGTTCCCGGCAAGATCGTCGAGCGGCTGGTCAACATTGGGCAGGCCGTGAAAGCCGGGCAGCCCCTCCTGCGTATTGACGAGACCGATCTGCGATGGGCGCTGACCGCAAAGCGGAATGCCGCTGTGGCCGCCCGCGCCGTCCTGACCCAGGCTACCGCAGACGAGATGCGCTATGCGGTTTTGGTCAAGAACGGCTTCGCAGCCAGTCCTCAGCGATACGAACAGGCCAAGGCGGCATTGGATACAGCGACCGCTCAAGCCGCAGCGACCGAGGCAGAGGCGAAGGTTGCGGAAAACGAACTCGGCTACGCCGTGCTCGTCGCCGATGCGGATGGCGTCGTCGTGGACACGTCCGGCGAGCCGGGCCAAGTTGTCGCCGCCGGGCAGGTCGTAACCCGGCTCGCCCAGGCCGGGCCGCGGGAGGCGGTCGTAGCGTTGCCCGAGACGATCAGGCCCGCGATCGGTTCAGCCGCGCAGGCGACGCTCTACGGATCCTCCGGACGGAGCGTCCCGGCCAGGCTGCGGCAATTGTCGGATTCCGCCGATCCGCAAACCCGGACCTATGAGGCCCGCTATGTCCTCGACGGCGATGCCGCCGCGGCGCCGCTCGGCGGGACCGTGACGATCGGCATCGCGGCGACCGGGCCGGCGGCCGATATGGAGGTGCCTCTCGGGGCAGTCCTCGACGACGGCAGCAGGACCGGCGTCTGGCGCCTGGACGAAACGGGGTCGCTCGTCACCTTCCAGCCGGTGCGTCTGGTCCGCGTGACCAGCGAGACGGCCATCGTCTCCGGTCTCGAGGCCGGACTTCGAATCGTCTCGCTCGGTGCGCATCTGCTGCGCGAAGGCCAGCCGGTCAGGCCTTCCACCACGGTCGAGGCGGTCGCGCGATGA